The Chloroflexota bacterium genome window below encodes:
- a CDS encoding mandelate racemase/muconate lactonizing enzyme family protein — translation MNYPNALRHSRNGADMKITGIKTHIFSSQHSNAKRNWLILRLLTDEGIEGIGEASMLSYDPVVATLLHEWTDAYLVGKNPLHSEVHWTRMYQDNLGRGGRLFSTALSGIDIALWDLRGKALGVPVYELLGGPYSDRLRVYANGWYTNPGAPELNAEEALRVVEMGYTAMKFDPFGQHNYMTISPEEAQLAEDRVAAVRDAVGPNVEILIEVHAKFNVYTAIHLGKRLEQYRPFWFEEPTSQENVSEMKQVRDNVNIPIATGERLYTKFPFFELVKNEAVDILQPDMCNAGGITELKKIGAIAEPQHIMMAPHNTNAAVGTVASFHLDAAMPNFLIQEYHAEFYEPHYFEVFDGLPRQQGGYVELPKGPGLGLTFNEEIANAHPYRPLGHSERGI, via the coding sequence ATGAATTATCCCAATGCATTGCGGCACAGCAGAAACGGGGCAGATATGAAGATTACCGGCATCAAGACGCATATTTTCTCTTCGCAACATAGCAACGCCAAGCGCAATTGGCTCATCCTGCGGTTGTTGACCGACGAGGGCATCGAAGGCATTGGCGAGGCGTCGATGCTGAGCTACGATCCCGTTGTCGCGACATTGCTGCACGAATGGACGGATGCGTATCTTGTCGGCAAGAACCCGCTGCACAGCGAAGTTCACTGGACGCGGATGTACCAGGACAATCTCGGGCGCGGCGGCCGTCTGTTCAGCACGGCGCTGTCCGGAATCGACATCGCGCTCTGGGACTTGCGCGGCAAGGCGCTAGGCGTGCCTGTCTATGAGTTGCTTGGCGGCCCGTACAGCGATCGCCTCCGGGTCTATGCCAACGGCTGGTACACCAATCCGGGCGCGCCGGAGCTGAACGCCGAAGAAGCCTTGCGCGTGGTCGAAATGGGTTACACGGCGATGAAGTTCGACCCCTTCGGGCAGCACAACTACATGACTATATCGCCGGAAGAGGCGCAGCTTGCCGAAGACCGCGTTGCCGCAGTGCGCGATGCCGTTGGACCGAATGTGGAAATTCTGATTGAAGTCCACGCCAAGTTCAATGTTTATACGGCGATACATCTGGGCAAACGGCTTGAGCAGTATCGCCCGTTCTGGTTTGAAGAGCCGACATCGCAGGAAAATGTCTCCGAGATGAAGCAGGTGCGCGACAATGTGAATATACCGATTGCCACCGGAGAGCGACTATACACCAAGTTCCCGTTCTTCGAGCTGGTGAAGAACGAGGCGGTTGACATCTTGCAGCCGGACATGTGCAACGCGGGCGGCATTACCGAGCTGAAGAAAATAGGCGCGATAGCCGAGCCGCAGCATATTATGATGGCGCCGCATAACACTAACGCCGCCGTGGGCACGGTCGCCAGCTTCCACCTGGACGCCGCAATGCCCAATTTCCTGATACAGGAATACCACGCCGAGTTCTACGAGCCGCACTACTTCGAGGTGTTCGACGGCTTGCCAAGGCAACAAGGCGGCTATGTGGAGTTGCCGAAGGGTCCGGGGCTGGGGCTGACTTTCAACGAAGAAATCGCCAACGCGCACCCTTACAGGCCGCTCGGACACAGCGAGCGGGGGATATAG
- a CDS encoding DSD1 family PLP-dependent enzyme: MENYRPLIGTDIADLDTPTLLVDIDMLERNYQLIADTYRDTECKMRAHIKNLKSPMLAHMQIRAGGTVGGVCAAKVSEAEAMVDGGIDDILIPNQVVTADKIERLCSLAQQAKMMVAADNTDNLQAISDTASAMGVSVGVVIEVDTQMERAGIRATEQGVVLAKFADSLPGIDFKGVMSHQTLPGQPDRETRFIEGPRFIQKTLDVKEAIEAEGIAVEVVSAGESWTYDICPTIPGVTEVEGGTYALMSHAYAYMDEFEFAGKILGTVTSTPRPGVAIGDTGSRCLASPSGVLPEIVGVEGVRVDSLGPNHIVLKSEGEMPLDIGDKFQLISGQQDIMVNRWDQFIGVRDGKVEAVWDITARGCHN; this comes from the coding sequence ATGGAAAATTATCGCCCCCTTATTGGCACTGATATTGCCGATCTAGATACGCCGACCTTGCTTGTGGATATTGACATGCTGGAGCGTAACTACCAGCTCATTGCCGACACCTACCGCGACACCGAGTGCAAGATGCGCGCGCACATCAAGAACCTGAAGTCGCCGATGCTCGCGCACATGCAAATTCGCGCGGGCGGCACGGTCGGCGGTGTCTGCGCGGCGAAGGTGTCCGAGGCGGAGGCGATGGTTGACGGCGGGATCGATGATATTCTCATCCCTAATCAGGTCGTAACAGCCGACAAGATTGAGCGCCTATGTTCTCTGGCGCAGCAGGCGAAGATGATGGTCGCTGCGGACAACACGGATAATTTGCAGGCCATCTCGGACACGGCGAGCGCGATGGGCGTGTCCGTCGGCGTGGTCATCGAAGTGGACACGCAGATGGAACGCGCCGGCATTCGCGCGACAGAGCAGGGCGTAGTGCTTGCCAAGTTTGCCGATTCGCTGCCCGGCATCGACTTCAAGGGCGTGATGAGCCATCAGACGCTGCCCGGCCAGCCCGACCGCGAGACTCGTTTCATCGAAGGTCCGCGTTTTATTCAGAAGACGCTTGATGTGAAGGAAGCGATCGAAGCGGAAGGAATCGCAGTCGAGGTAGTATCGGCGGGCGAGAGCTGGACATACGACATATGCCCGACCATCCCCGGCGTAACCGAAGTCGAGGGCGGCACGTACGCGCTTATGTCGCACGCCTACGCCTATATGGACGAATTCGAGTTCGCAGGCAAGATTCTCGGCACGGTTACCAGCACGCCGCGTCCGGGCGTCGCCATCGGAGACACAGGTTCGCGCTGCCTGGCATCGCCAAGCGGAGTGCTGCCGGAAATCGTCGGCGTCGAAGGCGTGCGCGTAGATTCGCTGGGACCCAATCACATCGTGCTGAAGTCAGAAGGCGAAATGCCGCTAGACATAGGCGACAAGTTCCAGCTCATTTCGGGCCAGCAGGACATCATGGTCAACCGCTGGGACCAGTTCATAGGCGTGCGAGACGGTAAAGTGGAAGCGGTCTGGGACATCACCGCGCGCGGCTGCCATAACTAG
- the tsaD gene encoding tRNA (adenosine(37)-N6)-threonylcarbamoyltransferase complex transferase subunit TsaD translates to MKILGIETSCDETAAAVIEDGSCIHSNVVASQATLHAQFGGIVPEIAARQHMITIVPVIRQALDEASLRADELDGVAVTHGPGLAGALLIGVNAGKGFSLANELPFIGLNHLEGHIYAAWLEEGVNPEASPGFPLMCLIASGGHTDLILMKGHGDYTLIARTRDDAAGEAFDKAARALGLGFPGGPEIQRVAEHSHGGEPRLPRPVVRDSLDFSFSGLKSAVARRAEEYGMYPPSEDAPPDPQQVANVADEFQQAVVDCMVQRTIQAVERYRVNGVILGGGVAANSHLRQEMHKRVPVEVIVPRPGLCTDNGAMMGAAGYFHFRDNVGSQWNVDVIPSLRLG, encoded by the coding sequence ATGAAAATTTTAGGCATCGAAACTTCTTGCGACGAGACCGCAGCAGCGGTCATCGAAGACGGCAGTTGTATCCACTCGAATGTGGTGGCGTCGCAGGCGACATTGCACGCGCAGTTCGGAGGCATCGTGCCGGAAATCGCGGCACGGCAGCATATGATAACGATAGTTCCCGTTATACGGCAGGCGCTCGACGAGGCGTCGCTGAGAGCTGACGAACTCGACGGCGTGGCGGTGACGCATGGGCCCGGACTCGCCGGCGCTTTATTGATTGGCGTCAATGCGGGGAAGGGATTCTCTCTAGCAAACGAGCTGCCGTTCATCGGGCTGAATCATCTGGAAGGGCACATCTACGCGGCTTGGCTGGAAGAAGGGGTCAATCCGGAAGCGTCGCCCGGCTTTCCGCTGATGTGCCTAATCGCGTCGGGTGGGCATACCGACCTGATTCTGATGAAGGGACACGGCGACTACACGCTTATCGCCCGCACGCGCGACGATGCGGCTGGCGAAGCGTTTGACAAGGCGGCTCGCGCTCTAGGATTGGGCTTTCCCGGTGGTCCCGAAATACAGCGGGTGGCAGAACACAGCCACGGCGGAGAGCCGCGCCTTCCGCGGCCGGTCGTGCGAGACTCGCTCGATTTCAGCTTCAGCGGCTTGAAGTCGGCGGTCGCGCGGCGCGCAGAAGAGTACGGGATGTATCCGCCATCGGAAGATGCGCCGCCGGACCCGCAGCAGGTGGCGAATGTGGCAGACGAGTTTCAGCAGGCGGTCGTGGACTGCATGGTGCAGCGGACGATTCAGGCAGTAGAGCGTTACCGCGTGAACGGCGTAATCCTGGGCGGCGGCGTGGCGGCGAACAGCCACTTGCGCCAAGAGATGCACAAGCGCGTCCCCGTCGAAGTAATCGTTCCACGCCCGGGCCTGTGCACCGACAACGGGGCGATGATGGGCGCCGCCGGCTACTTCCACTTCCGCGACAATGTTGGTTCGCAGTGGAATGTGGATGTTATCCCTAGTCTGCGGCTTGGATGA
- the hemL gene encoding glutamate-1-semialdehyde-2,1-aminomutase, translated as MNRERSTQLYEAARSVIPGGVNSPARSWSAVGGSPLFLTRGAGSRVWDADGNEYIDYVCSWGPLILGHANPQVVKAIKDAATDGTSFGAPTERENEIAQLVVDAYDSIDMVRFVNSGTEATMSALRLARAYTGRSKIIKFEGGYHGHSDALLVAAGSGALAHGVPDSAGVTESFAQDTLLGKFNDLASVEAHFAAFPDEIACVIVEPIAGNMGVVPPRDGFLQGLRDLTTQHGALLIFDEVITGFRVEYGGAQQRYGIAADITCLGKIIGGGVPVGAYGGSEEIMATVAPLGAMYQAGTLSGNPVAMAAGISTLRQLKEAGVYNALGAKAASLAAGLQEVFADAEVPLRINRVGSMMTLFFNPGEVSGWESVSASDREGFGRFFHNMLEEGVYLPPSPFEAMFVSLAHTDEDIQATLDAARRALG; from the coding sequence TTGAATCGAGAAAGATCCACGCAGCTGTACGAGGCTGCCAGAAGTGTGATTCCCGGCGGCGTGAATAGCCCGGCGCGCTCCTGGAGCGCCGTGGGCGGCAGTCCGCTGTTTCTGACGCGCGGCGCAGGCAGCCGCGTTTGGGACGCCGACGGCAACGAATACATCGACTATGTATGCTCTTGGGGACCGCTAATCCTGGGGCACGCAAACCCGCAGGTCGTCAAGGCGATTAAGGATGCGGCGACCGATGGCACAAGCTTCGGCGCGCCCACAGAACGCGAGAACGAGATAGCGCAGCTCGTGGTGGACGCCTACGATTCCATCGACATGGTGCGCTTCGTCAACTCCGGCACGGAAGCCACAATGAGCGCGCTCAGGCTGGCGCGCGCTTATACCGGCAGGTCGAAAATCATCAAGTTCGAAGGCGGATACCACGGGCACTCGGATGCGCTGCTCGTCGCAGCCGGTTCAGGCGCGTTGGCACACGGCGTGCCGGACAGTGCAGGTGTAACCGAGTCGTTCGCGCAGGACACGCTGCTCGGCAAGTTCAACGACTTGGCATCCGTAGAGGCGCACTTCGCGGCGTTCCCCGACGAGATTGCGTGCGTAATCGTAGAGCCGATCGCGGGCAATATGGGCGTCGTGCCGCCACGGGACGGCTTCCTGCAAGGATTGCGCGATCTGACGACACAGCACGGCGCGTTGCTGATATTCGACGAAGTAATCACCGGATTTCGCGTGGAGTACGGCGGCGCGCAGCAGCGATACGGCATCGCGGCGGACATCACTTGCTTGGGCAAGATAATCGGCGGCGGAGTGCCCGTTGGCGCGTACGGTGGCAGCGAGGAAATCATGGCAACGGTCGCCCCGCTCGGCGCTATGTATCAGGCGGGCACCCTATCCGGGAACCCCGTCGCGATGGCGGCAGGTATATCCACACTGCGGCAGCTGAAAGAGGCGGGCGTGTACAATGCGCTTGGAGCGAAAGCGGCATCGCTGGCTGCCGGCCTGCAGGAAGTGTTCGCAGACGCGGAAGTGCCGCTGCGAATCAACCGCGTCGGTTCAATGATGACCCTGTTCTTCAACCCGGGCGAAGTCAGCGGCTGGGAATCGGTGTCCGCATCCGACAGAGAAGGATTCGGCCGCTTCTTCCACAACATGCTAGAAGAAGGCGTGTACCTGCCGCCATCCCCCTTCGAGGCAATGTTCGTCTCCCTAGCACACACCGACGAAGACATTCAAGCAACACTGGACGCAGCGCGGCGGGCATTGGGTTAG
- a CDS encoding MaoC family dehydratase, with the protein MIHDGRNDFGGYLEDFKAGDVFKHWPGKTITAMDNHLFTLLTMNTNPLHFDENYMKDHPHGKILVNGMLVFSLVVGISVRDTSGKAIANLEYENATHDGPTFEGDTIYAESEILDVRVSRSRQDRGIVYMESRGINQRGEQVLTLRRRFLVGKRPVEAEPISAESGAVVSDD; encoded by the coding sequence ATGATTCATGACGGCCGTAATGACTTCGGCGGATATTTGGAAGACTTTAAGGCAGGCGATGTGTTCAAGCACTGGCCCGGCAAGACCATCACCGCGATGGACAATCACCTGTTCACGCTGCTGACGATGAACACCAACCCGCTCCACTTCGACGAGAATTACATGAAGGACCACCCGCACGGCAAGATTCTCGTCAACGGGATGTTGGTGTTCAGCCTCGTTGTGGGCATCAGCGTGCGGGATACTTCCGGCAAGGCGATTGCGAATCTGGAATACGAGAACGCCACGCACGACGGGCCCACATTTGAGGGCGACACCATCTACGCCGAAAGCGAGATTCTGGATGTGCGCGTATCGCGCAGCCGTCAGGACAGGGGCATCGTGTATATGGAATCGCGCGGCATCAACCAGCGCGGCGAGCAGGTGCTTACGCTGCGACGGCGATTCTTGGTAGGCAAGCGCCCTGTCGAAGCCGAACCTATCTCTGCCGAATCCGGCGCAGTTGTGTCCGATGACTAG
- a CDS encoding class I SAM-dependent methyltransferase — MSLSKRFFAAWYDLLNSGVEGRVVPYRRLTAGVAHGNVLEIGGGTGANLPFYPPDASITFIEPDPHMIRRLRRAIRKQGRKQGRQAAIVQRYGENLPFADGSFDAVVTTLTLCMVHDADAVIQEARRVLKPGGNYLFYEHVVSPRSRGRWLQHKLNPAWKCLTTGCNLDRDLTASIRSAGFASVEIEAFDLSVGLPVTIPNIVGVARA; from the coding sequence ATGAGCCTCAGCAAGCGTTTTTTTGCCGCGTGGTATGACCTGCTGAATTCGGGCGTCGAGGGGCGTGTCGTGCCGTATCGAAGGCTGACCGCGGGTGTTGCGCACGGTAATGTGCTCGAAATCGGCGGTGGGACCGGCGCCAATCTACCGTTCTATCCACCCGATGCCAGCATCACATTCATTGAGCCGGACCCGCATATGATCAGGCGGCTCAGGCGCGCCATTCGCAAGCAGGGGCGCAAGCAGGGGCGGCAGGCGGCTATCGTGCAGCGATACGGCGAAAACCTTCCCTTCGCCGACGGTAGCTTCGATGCGGTCGTAACCACGCTTACTCTGTGCATGGTGCACGATGCCGATGCCGTAATCCAAGAAGCGCGGCGCGTGCTCAAGCCGGGCGGCAACTACTTGTTCTATGAGCACGTGGTATCCCCGAGGAGTCGCGGGCGCTGGTTGCAGCACAAGCTCAACCCCGCGTGGAAATGTCTTACGACCGGCTGCAACCTTGACCGCGATCTTACAGCGTCCATCCGTAGCGCAGGATTTGCAAGCGTTGAGATTGAGGCGTTTGACCTGTCGGTGGGATTGCCGGTTACGATTCCCAACATTGTCGGTGTTGCAAGGGCGTGA
- a CDS encoding TIGR03618 family F420-dependent PPOX class oxidoreductase encodes MDFERVRPFLETHHRGVIATQRPDGAAHSSIVVCGAYEGKAAFVSVYPRSQKIRNLRRNPNCTVLCVTENWREWVSVEGQATLYDYGNMDAEEARVMLRSVYMACSDTEHPDWEEYDRAMIDQEAVIVLVEPKRIYGLLRS; translated from the coding sequence ATGGATTTCGAGCGAGTTCGACCGTTCTTGGAGACGCATCACAGAGGCGTCATAGCCACGCAGAGGCCTGACGGCGCTGCGCATTCCAGCATCGTCGTCTGTGGCGCGTATGAGGGCAAGGCGGCGTTCGTGTCCGTCTATCCGCGCTCGCAGAAGATTCGCAACCTTCGGCGCAACCCCAATTGCACGGTGCTCTGCGTGACCGAAAATTGGCGCGAGTGGGTGTCGGTCGAAGGGCAGGCGACGCTCTACGACTACGGCAATATGGACGCCGAGGAAGCCCGCGTGATGCTGCGCTCGGTCTATATGGCGTGCAGCGACACCGAGCACCCCGACTGGGAAGAGTACGACCGGGCGATGATTGACCAGGAAGCGGTCATTGTGCTAGTCGAACCGAAGCGCATCTATGGCTTGCTTCGCAGTTAG
- the argH gene encoding argininosuccinate lyase: MTSLGGLRAVSSAYTVSIHYDRRLYRQDIAGSIAHARMLAKQGIITGEDAAAITRGLCEIEREIEDGEFAWRPELEDIHMNVESRLHEKIGDAAGRLHTARSRNDQIALDIRMFVKDAIGEVLAAILALRTSLVGQAESNTDAVMPGYTHVQRAQPVLFAHHMLAYFEMLGRDAARFRQTFDRADVMPLGSGALAGLPYPIDREFVARELGFSRISRNSMDAVADRDFLLDFQSAAAICMMHISRLAEELVLWSSDEFAFVRMSEEYTTGSSIMPQKRNPDFAELARGKTGRVYGGLTALLTLMKGLPLTYNRDMQEDKEGFFDTYDTLLATLQIFADMIAKMSIVHDRMREAARGSYVLATDIADYLVNKGMPFREAHGVVARLSRYAVERGAQFEQLSLDEYRQFSALFDEDALAISVDSSVAARDVPGGTAFTRIKHAVADAKAELEADNDG, from the coding sequence ATGACTAGCCTCGGTGGGCTGCGGGCGGTGAGCTCGGCGTACACCGTCTCTATCCACTATGATCGCAGACTGTATCGGCAGGATATCGCCGGTTCCATCGCCCACGCGCGAATGCTCGCCAAGCAGGGTATCATCACCGGCGAAGACGCTGCTGCGATTACGCGAGGTCTGTGCGAAATCGAGCGCGAGATAGAAGACGGCGAGTTCGCGTGGCGGCCCGAACTCGAAGACATCCACATGAATGTGGAGAGCCGCCTGCACGAGAAAATCGGCGATGCAGCGGGCAGGCTGCATACCGCACGATCACGCAACGACCAGATTGCGCTCGACATTCGTATGTTCGTCAAGGACGCCATTGGTGAAGTCCTTGCGGCGATTCTCGCTTTGCGAACATCGCTGGTAGGGCAGGCGGAGTCGAATACGGACGCCGTAATGCCCGGCTACACGCATGTGCAACGCGCGCAGCCCGTACTGTTTGCGCATCACATGCTTGCTTACTTTGAGATGTTGGGACGCGATGCCGCGCGCTTCAGGCAGACGTTCGACCGCGCTGATGTGATGCCGCTTGGCAGCGGTGCGCTCGCCGGGCTGCCGTATCCCATCGACCGCGAATTCGTGGCGCGCGAACTTGGGTTCAGCCGCATCTCTCGAAACAGCATGGATGCCGTTGCGGATAGGGACTTCCTGCTAGACTTTCAGTCGGCGGCGGCGATTTGCATGATGCACATATCGCGCCTTGCCGAAGAGTTGGTGCTATGGTCGTCTGACGAATTCGCGTTCGTTCGCATGAGCGAGGAGTACACCACCGGCAGCAGTATTATGCCGCAGAAGCGCAACCCGGATTTCGCAGAATTGGCGCGCGGCAAGACGGGCAGGGTGTATGGTGGTTTGACGGCACTGCTCACGCTGATGAAGGGCTTGCCGCTGACTTACAATCGTGATATGCAAGAGGACAAGGAAGGCTTTTTCGACACGTACGACACGCTGCTTGCCACGTTGCAAATCTTCGCTGACATGATTGCCAAGATGAGCATCGTACATGATCGAATGCGAGAGGCGGCGCGCGGCAGTTATGTACTCGCCACGGACATCGCGGACTACCTTGTGAATAAGGGAATGCCCTTCCGTGAGGCGCATGGCGTCGTAGCACGGCTGTCTCGATACGCGGTCGAGCGCGGCGCGCAGTTCGAGCAACTCTCACTAGACGAATACCGGCAATTCTCCGCGCTCTTCGACGAGGACGCTCTGGCAATCAGCGTAGATTCGTCCGTGGCGGCTCGAGATGTACCCGGCGGCACCGCATTCACGCGCATCAAGCATGCCGTGGCGGACGCGAAAGCAGAACTGGAGGCTGACAATGACGGCTGA
- a CDS encoding amidohydrolase family protein, which translates to MKAITSATMIDGNGGAPVENAVVLIDGDTIAAVGNAGSVHIPDGAETINGTGKTLMPGLIDTHDHLASFSYEIASRWGITEPRSTRHLRIANVLKQTLHSGYTTVRDAAGLDAGFRVAVDEGLVPGPRLIVSLGFITPTGGMGDKTGPLGYRPPEGEDSGLPWGAADGPDAMRAKVREMVRAGADVIKTATTGGASSAAGLGPRDLLFERDELEVLVDEAHKRGRQVMCHALGGEGLRMAIEVGVDSIEHGTYLDEDPELLRMMAAKGIVFTPTYGVYTFHATQGTPHGRARAAALREHHVRSLHMAMKYGVTVTAGTDEGGWEHGNNAHELTCLVDAGMTPMQAIVAATSDAAKCVGLASEIGSIEAGKKADLILIEGNPLDDVSILERGKAVRYVMKDGVTYVDNLAAAD; encoded by the coding sequence ATGAAGGCAATCACAAGCGCGACGATGATTGACGGCAACGGCGGCGCGCCCGTCGAGAATGCCGTTGTCCTGATTGACGGCGATACGATTGCCGCTGTCGGCAATGCTGGCAGCGTGCATATTCCTGATGGCGCAGAGACGATCAACGGCACAGGCAAGACGCTAATGCCCGGACTAATCGACACGCACGACCATCTGGCGTCATTTAGTTATGAGATTGCGAGCCGTTGGGGCATCACCGAACCACGCAGCACGCGCCATCTGCGCATCGCCAATGTGCTGAAGCAGACGCTGCACAGCGGCTATACGACCGTTCGAGACGCAGCAGGTCTGGACGCCGGTTTTCGCGTCGCGGTGGACGAAGGACTTGTGCCCGGACCTCGCCTAATCGTCAGTCTTGGATTTATCACGCCCACGGGCGGAATGGGCGACAAGACCGGTCCGCTCGGCTATAGACCGCCTGAAGGCGAGGATTCCGGGCTGCCTTGGGGCGCTGCGGACGGTCCGGATGCCATGCGCGCGAAGGTGCGAGAGATGGTACGCGCCGGCGCTGATGTGATAAAGACGGCGACCACAGGCGGCGCGAGCTCGGCGGCGGGCTTGGGGCCCAGGGATTTGCTATTCGAACGAGACGAACTTGAGGTGCTGGTCGATGAGGCGCACAAGCGCGGGCGGCAGGTCATGTGCCACGCGCTTGGCGGCGAAGGCTTGCGGATGGCTATCGAAGTGGGCGTCGATTCCATCGAGCACGGTACTTACCTGGACGAAGACCCGGAGCTGCTGCGGATGATGGCGGCGAAAGGCATCGTCTTTACGCCAACCTATGGCGTGTACACCTTCCACGCGACGCAGGGAACGCCGCACGGCAGAGCGCGCGCCGCGGCATTGCGCGAACACCATGTCCGCAGCCTGCACATGGCGATGAAATACGGCGTAACCGTCACCGCCGGCACTGACGAAGGCGGCTGGGAACACGGAAACAATGCCCACGAACTGACTTGCCTCGTTGACGCGGGAATGACGCCAATGCAAGCGATTGTAGCGGCGACAAGCGATGCGGCGAAGTGCGTCGGACTAGCCTCCGAGATTGGCAGCATCGAGGCTGGTAAGAAGGCTGACCTTATACTCATAGAAGGCAACCCGCTCGACGATGTGTCGATTCTCGAACGGGGCAAAGCCGTGCGGTATGTGATGAAGGACGGCGTAACCTATGTTGATAATCTCGCGGCGGCAGACTGA
- a CDS encoding NUDIX domain-containing protein: MPDAVHVAASGIVYNDKGEVLLEKRADNGWWGLPGGHVDVGESVEQAAIREIREETGIRTRVRRLVGIYSDPRYNVIGAYSDGLIHFVVVIFECEYLSGDLEVSEESTEVRYFPVRNLPAKTLLCDVQAIADALENRIQPFIR, from the coding sequence ATGCCGGATGCCGTTCATGTCGCCGCGAGTGGCATTGTCTATAATGACAAGGGCGAAGTGCTGCTGGAGAAGCGCGCCGACAATGGCTGGTGGGGACTTCCCGGCGGTCATGTCGATGTCGGCGAATCGGTTGAGCAGGCAGCAATCCGGGAAATCCGGGAAGAGACCGGAATCAGAACGCGGGTCAGGCGTCTGGTGGGAATATACTCTGACCCTCGCTACAATGTGATCGGCGCATACTCGGACGGTCTCATTCATTTCGTTGTGGTGATATTCGAGTGCGAATATCTGTCCGGTGATTTGGAGGTGTCGGAGGAAAGTACGGAAGTGCGCTACTTCCCGGTGCGCAATCTACCCGCCAAGACGCTGCTTTGCGATGTGCAGGCAATAGCCGATGCCCTTGAAAATAGGATTCAGCCGTTTATCAGATAA
- a CDS encoding ribulose-phosphate 3-epimerase, with protein MTAERSTPRRAIKIAPSILSADFGRLGEQVAEAERGGADAIHIDIMDGNFVPNITMGPMIVDAIRSWTTLPFDLHLMIEAPERYVGDFAKAGADIITVHAEATTHLHRTVHLIRELGKKPSVAINPSTPVSAIEEVIADLDQALVMTVNPGYGGQSFIPSMLHKISRVRAMIDERGLSTDLEVDGGISSATAESAVTAGANVLVAGSAVYNAQQTVSEGIAAIRHACAAE; from the coding sequence ATGACGGCTGAACGCAGCACACCAAGACGCGCCATCAAGATTGCGCCATCCATCCTATCGGCAGATTTCGGCAGGCTCGGCGAGCAAGTCGCGGAGGCGGAACGCGGCGGTGCGGATGCCATTCACATCGATATAATGGACGGCAATTTCGTGCCGAACATCACGATGGGTCCAATGATAGTGGACGCGATTCGCAGTTGGACGACGCTACCATTTGACTTGCACCTGATGATTGAAGCGCCTGAACGCTATGTCGGGGACTTCGCAAAAGCGGGCGCGGACATCATTACGGTGCATGCCGAAGCCACCACACACTTACACCGCACCGTTCACCTAATACGAGAATTGGGCAAGAAGCCTAGTGTGGCAATCAACCCCTCAACGCCTGTGTCGGCAATCGAAGAGGTCATAGCCGACTTGGACCAGGCGCTCGTGATGACCGTGAACCCAGGATATGGTGGGCAATCGTTCATACCGTCCATGCTGCACAAGATTAGCCGAGTGCGCGCCATGATAGACGAGCGCGGCTTGTCAACCGACCTGGAAGTTGACGGCGGCATAAGCTCGGCGACGGCAGAAAGCGCGGTAACCGCCGGCGCAAATGTCCTAGTAGCAGGCTCAGCCGTTTACAACGCCCAGCAGACCGTCAGCGAAGGCATAGCGGCCATACGCCACGCCTGCGCCGCCGAATAA